From a single Candidatus Defluviilinea gracilis genomic region:
- a CDS encoding nuclear transport factor 2 family protein has protein sequence MNILTHAHFQQWMETYGRASAEDDPFTSANLFAKDAAYYETPFAEPMIGRDAIFDYWNKGAQNLRDKESTFEILSVNGHSGMARWQSQFTVIESGKRLALDCVFIVEFDDDGLCQTFREWWRTREV, from the coding sequence ATGAACATTTTGACTCACGCTCACTTTCAGCAATGGATGGAAACGTATGGCCGCGCCAGCGCGGAGGATGATCCGTTTACGTCGGCTAATCTTTTTGCGAAGGATGCCGCGTATTACGAAACACCCTTCGCTGAACCCATGATTGGGCGCGATGCCATCTTCGATTATTGGAATAAAGGCGCGCAAAATTTGAGGGACAAAGAATCCACCTTCGAGATTCTCTCCGTGAACGGTCATTCGGGTATGGCTCGCTGGCAATCGCAATTCACGGTCATCGAATCGGGCAAACGCCTCGCGCTGGATTGTGTGTTCATCGTTGAGTTTGACGACGATGGTTTGTGTCAAACCTTCCGCGAGTGGTGGCGTACGCGCGAGGTGTGA
- a CDS encoding ROK family transcriptional regulator translates to MKKTTDQAFFRETNLSLVLRNIHNDAPLSRAKLAVMTELNKSTVSSLVEDLLARGLIHEIGTGTIGTGRPATLLEINPKAGGIIGVELGVDFVAVALMDFVGTTLWRRKEKADPFEEKTKTIKQTLDLVDEAMTRCRALNLRLLGLGLAAPGTVDLKEGVMVFSPNLRWHNVPLRKIFSEHTGLKAYIENDANAAGVAEHLFGVMRQTKDFLFIYAGVGVGGGLFLNGKLYRGHNGYAGEIGHIPTLSEGTGEVCLCGNPSCWETRANQRALIRRVEAGLKNGRSSLAQNLMLEKNEPALSVELIKQAADGGDEVARESFDEVGRAMGQGIAGLVNIFNPEKVVIGGTLSAASGHLLPALKEAISQRALNDVLKKTDVIPSVFGDDASLFGAVAIVVEDIMWNPSSVERR, encoded by the coding sequence ATGAAGAAAACAACTGATCAAGCCTTCTTTCGAGAGACGAATTTATCTCTGGTTCTGAGGAACATTCATAATGACGCGCCTCTTTCGCGCGCCAAGTTGGCAGTGATGACCGAGTTGAACAAGTCGACTGTTTCGAGTTTGGTCGAGGATTTACTTGCGCGCGGGTTGATCCATGAGATCGGAACGGGCACGATCGGCACCGGGCGCCCCGCCACCCTGCTGGAGATCAACCCCAAGGCTGGGGGAATTATCGGCGTGGAGTTGGGTGTTGATTTTGTGGCTGTGGCATTGATGGATTTTGTCGGCACAACGCTCTGGAGGCGCAAAGAAAAGGCGGACCCTTTCGAGGAGAAGACCAAAACCATCAAGCAAACGTTGGACCTGGTGGATGAGGCAATGACTCGTTGCCGCGCTTTAAACCTTCGTTTATTGGGCTTGGGGCTTGCCGCGCCGGGCACCGTGGACTTGAAGGAAGGGGTGATGGTTTTTTCGCCCAACTTGCGCTGGCATAATGTTCCATTGAGAAAAATTTTCTCCGAGCATACGGGGCTCAAGGCATATATTGAAAACGATGCGAATGCCGCTGGAGTAGCGGAGCATTTATTCGGCGTGATGAGGCAGACAAAAGATTTTCTTTTCATCTATGCCGGCGTTGGGGTGGGAGGCGGTCTCTTTTTGAACGGCAAGTTGTATCGCGGTCACAACGGGTATGCCGGTGAGATTGGTCACATCCCCACCCTGTCGGAGGGAACGGGTGAAGTGTGCCTGTGCGGCAACCCAAGTTGTTGGGAAACACGGGCGAACCAGCGCGCCCTGATTCGCCGCGTGGAGGCGGGTTTGAAGAATGGACGCTCCAGTCTTGCGCAAAACCTGATGTTGGAAAAAAACGAACCGGCGCTTTCTGTGGAACTCATCAAACAAGCCGCTGATGGCGGCGATGAGGTGGCGCGCGAATCGTTTGACGAGGTCGGCCGCGCGATGGGGCAGGGAATCGCCGGGCTGGTGAATATCTTCAACCCGGAGAAGGTGGTCATTGGCGGCACCTTGAGCGCGGCAAGCGGGCATTTGCTCCCCGCGCTGAAAGAAGCCATCTCGCAACGTGCTTTGAACGATGTGTTGAAGAAGACGGATGTGATCCCATCTGTGTTTGGAGACGATGCCAGTTTGTTTGGCGCGGTCGCGATTGTTGTGGAAGATATCATGTGGAATCCATCGAGTGTTGAAAGGAGGTGA
- a CDS encoding beta-lactamase family protein, with amino-acid sequence MKIKNQSTVLHKVYVLTLLVVLLMSLTAPVAADGVAEGKKMFVSPNQAQGPSDAAEMEAFMDELFARHMEENHIAGAAVAVVKDGQLFFAKGYGYADLENQIPVDAEQTMFKLGSITKLFTWTAVMQLVEQGKLDLDADINTYLDFRIADTYPQPITLSHLMTHTSGFEDIHADLVKLDEENLASPREWLVSHIPARVRPPGEVAAYSNYNAALAGYIVARVSGQSYGEYVQEHIIAPLGMNGTTAQYPTPPELLARESLGYMYEEDAYQIFPQLLSPEDLFPAGVMRSTATDMARFMIMHLQGGFYGDASTEIRILEESTARQMQSVLFAPDPRILGNAYGFFEFNDNGQRVIGHSGSGEPMESMLLLLPDENLGVFVAYNSLGAGELNRQHFGFQRAFFDHYYPAPAVESIQPPADFNERADRFVGAYKWTMSSYTTLEKYFALMGPTINVKNPGDGTLLLESPFGNWSIVEEEPLYFRFVDSAYHVAFREDEQGRIVYLFTDLTPMMSFEKVPWYETLGFNMPLLMISLLLFLSMLIVTLIRFIRDRRLVADPQPFSPSIRVATRLIVGVSLLNLLFIVGNVMWGEQIVFGIPFAYKLTLGLGVLSALLTVAAVVYCILAWKDRYWGSAYRIYYTLVTLAAVAFVWFLNQWNLLGWRY; translated from the coding sequence ATGAAAATCAAAAATCAATCCACAGTGTTACATAAGGTTTATGTTCTTACGCTTTTAGTTGTGTTGCTGATGTCGCTGACCGCGCCCGTCGCGGCGGACGGAGTCGCTGAGGGCAAGAAAATGTTCGTTTCGCCGAATCAGGCTCAAGGTCCGAGCGACGCGGCGGAGATGGAAGCGTTCATGGACGAACTGTTCGCGCGTCACATGGAAGAGAATCACATCGCAGGCGCGGCGGTCGCAGTCGTCAAAGATGGTCAGTTGTTCTTCGCCAAAGGCTATGGCTACGCTGATCTTGAGAATCAAATCCCTGTTGACGCCGAACAGACGATGTTCAAACTTGGCTCGATCACCAAACTGTTCACGTGGACGGCGGTGATGCAACTCGTGGAGCAGGGCAAACTGGATCTGGACGCGGACATCAACACGTATCTTGACTTTCGCATCGCGGACACGTATCCGCAACCGATCACGCTCAGCCATTTGATGACTCACACATCGGGCTTTGAAGATATTCATGCGGATTTGGTGAAGTTGGATGAAGAAAATCTGGCGTCGCCGCGCGAGTGGCTGGTGTCGCACATCCCTGCGCGGGTTCGTCCGCCTGGTGAAGTTGCGGCGTATTCGAATTACAACGCCGCGCTGGCAGGATACATTGTGGCGCGCGTGTCGGGACAATCGTATGGCGAATATGTGCAGGAACACATCATTGCCCCATTGGGCATGAACGGCACGACCGCGCAATATCCCACGCCGCCCGAATTGCTCGCGCGTGAATCGTTGGGATACATGTACGAGGAGGACGCGTATCAAATATTTCCACAATTGTTATCTCCCGAAGACCTCTTCCCCGCTGGCGTCATGCGCTCCACCGCAACAGACATGGCGCGCTTCATGATCATGCACTTGCAGGGCGGCTTCTACGGCGACGCATCCACCGAGATTCGTATCTTGGAAGAATCAACGGCGCGGCAAATGCAAAGCGTTTTATTCGCTCCCGACCCGCGTATCCTGGGCAACGCCTATGGATTTTTTGAATTCAACGATAACGGTCAACGCGTGATCGGTCACAGCGGAAGCGGCGAGCCGATGGAATCCATGCTGCTGCTTTTGCCCGACGAGAACCTCGGCGTGTTTGTCGCGTACAACAGTCTCGGCGCGGGCGAACTCAACCGACAGCATTTCGGATTTCAACGCGCGTTCTTCGATCATTACTATCCCGCGCCCGCCGTCGAATCGATTCAACCGCCAGCCGATTTCAACGAACGCGCTGACCGCTTCGTCGGCGCGTACAAATGGACGATGAGTTCATACACCACGCTCGAAAAATATTTCGCCCTCATGGGTCCGACCATCAACGTCAAAAATCCTGGCGACGGCACGTTACTGCTCGAGTCGCCGTTCGGCAATTGGAGCATCGTCGAGGAAGAGCCGCTTTACTTCCGTTTTGTAGACAGCGCCTATCACGTGGCGTTTCGCGAAGACGAGCAGGGGCGCATCGTCTACCTCTTCACCGATCTCACGCCGATGATGTCGTTCGAAAAAGTTCCGTGGTACGAGACGCTCGGATTCAACATGCCCTTGCTGATGATCAGCCTGCTGTTGTTCCTCTCCATGCTCATCGTGACGTTGATCCGCTTCATTCGGGACCGACGGCTGGTCGCTGACCCTCAGCCTTTCTCTCCCTCCATCCGCGTCGCCACGCGACTCATCGTTGGCGTCAGCCTCCTCAACCTGCTGTTCATCGTCGGCAACGTGATGTGGGGCGAGCAGATCGTGTTCGGAATCCCGTTCGCCTACAAACTCACGCTGGGACTCGGCGTCCTCTCCGCCCTGCTGACCGTCGCCGCAGTAGTCTATTGCATCCTTGCCTGGAAAGATCGCTACTGGGGCTCCGCCTACCGAATCTATTACACGCTAGTAACTCTCGCTGCCGTTGCGTTTGTCTGGTTTTTGAATCAATGGAATTTGTTGGGCTGGAGATATTAA
- a CDS encoding YifB family Mg chelatase-like AAA ATPase has protein sequence MLARVFSCAVIGLEGVIVEVEVDYSNGLPAVIIVGLPDAAVQESRERVQTAVKNAGLHFPRHRIVVNLSPASIRKEGPAYDLPIALGVIILSGHLPHDVVENTLIVGELSLDGVVRHTRGILPMAATARANGYKRMFVPEADAGEAALIPDLEVFPVRTLADLYNHLSGRSLLQPYQPSSSDALEPLYTPTDFSEIKGQDHVKRALEVAAAGGHNVLMVGSPGAGKTLLARAMPGILPEMSIEESLDVTRIYSVADQLPAGTPLIRHRPFRSPHHTISHAGLVGGGNIPKPGEISLAHRGVLFLDEFPEFGSRVLEVMRQPMEDKVVTISRAKGSLTFSANFQLIAAMNPCPCGYYGDSQKPCTCAQGVVTKYQKRISGPMLDRIDIHIEVPRVDYEKLSGDRLGESSESIRARVQAARDIQQKRFANSKSDIICNADMRVGEIRQFCKLQDEGQSLMRAAMSQMNLSARAYHRILKLARTIADLAGSEDIQSVHLAEALQYRPKLMQGVG, from the coding sequence ATGCTTGCTCGCGTTTTCTCATGCGCCGTGATTGGGTTGGAAGGCGTCATCGTCGAAGTCGAAGTGGATTATTCGAACGGCTTGCCCGCCGTTATCATCGTCGGCTTGCCCGATGCCGCCGTGCAAGAGAGCCGCGAGCGCGTGCAGACCGCCGTCAAAAATGCGGGCTTGCATTTTCCCCGTCATCGCATCGTTGTCAATTTATCGCCCGCGTCGATCCGCAAAGAAGGACCCGCGTATGATTTGCCCATCGCGCTCGGCGTGATCATCCTTTCGGGTCATCTGCCGCACGACGTTGTTGAGAACACGCTCATCGTCGGCGAACTTTCGCTCGATGGAGTCGTGCGCCACACGCGAGGAATTCTCCCGATGGCGGCAACCGCGCGCGCTAATGGATACAAGCGGATGTTCGTGCCTGAGGCGGATGCGGGCGAAGCGGCTTTGATCCCCGATCTCGAAGTGTTCCCCGTGCGGACGCTTGCGGATCTTTACAACCATTTATCTGGTCGCAGTTTACTTCAGCCTTATCAACCCTCGAGCAGTGACGCGCTCGAGCCGTTGTACACGCCCACAGATTTTTCCGAGATCAAAGGACAAGACCACGTGAAGCGCGCGCTCGAAGTCGCCGCGGCTGGCGGACATAATGTGTTGATGGTTGGCTCGCCCGGCGCGGGAAAAACTTTATTGGCGCGCGCCATGCCCGGCATTCTGCCTGAAATGTCCATCGAAGAATCGTTGGATGTGACGCGCATCTATTCGGTCGCCGATCAACTCCCCGCAGGGACTCCGCTCATCAGACATCGTCCGTTCCGTTCGCCGCATCACACCATTTCACACGCGGGTCTGGTGGGCGGCGGGAACATCCCCAAGCCCGGAGAAATATCGCTCGCGCACAGGGGTGTTTTGTTTTTAGACGAGTTCCCCGAATTCGGAAGCCGCGTTCTCGAAGTGATGCGCCAACCCATGGAAGATAAAGTCGTCACCATCAGCCGCGCGAAAGGCTCACTCACTTTCTCCGCAAACTTTCAATTGATCGCGGCGATGAATCCATGCCCGTGCGGCTACTATGGCGATTCGCAAAAGCCCTGCACCTGCGCACAGGGCGTGGTGACCAAATATCAAAAACGCATTTCAGGTCCGATGCTCGACCGAATTGACATCCACATCGAAGTCCCGCGCGTGGATTATGAAAAGTTAAGCGGAGATCGTCTCGGCGAATCCAGCGAATCGATTCGCGCGCGAGTCCAAGCCGCGAGAGACATTCAACAAAAACGTTTTGCGAATAGCAAATCCGATATTATTTGCAACGCCGATATGCGCGTGGGCGAGATTCGTCAGTTTTGCAAGTTGCAGGATGAAGGTCAGAGTTTGATGCGAGCGGCGATGAGTCAAATGAATCTATCGGCGCGGGCGTATCATCGCATCCTCAAACTCGCCCGCACGATCGCGGACTTGGCGGGGAGCGAAGACATCCAATCCGTGCATTTGGCGGAGGCGTTGCAATACCGTCCGAAGTTGATGCAAGGCGTGGGGTGA
- a CDS encoding RHS repeat-associated core domain-containing protein yields the protein MGGQFEVKDGATKKYYSIAGMMVAVHDGTGLQYLLTDHLGSTVAVTNQSGTLTSQQRYLPFGAARTIPNSPILGTDFTYTGQRKLDDGMGGIMDYKARFYSVGLGRFLQPDSIIPNPANPQSMNRFGYVLNNPIRFSDPTGHKEYDEAGGGIPCYPGELTCQLQKDGYKPKAREEVVEDLFLITPPTFQQDQSATTSPTVMDRAFDGDIRAMLDVIIPTHFGFRLQGEFSIPTGTPWGPSGALGVNWIHNFRSGENDSNADFTLEPYSGGFGGEISFSGGVLFGWGSSNVKDVTAGKAEVFGGTVAAGPAVSVSVVAPMHDNGTMLHVDPAYGMVPTTLYIGGGSGCCYAGGGAGKSITIFDR from the coding sequence ATGGGTGGACAGTTCGAAGTAAAGGATGGCGCAACCAAGAAATACTACTCCATCGCAGGGATGATGGTTGCCGTCCACGATGGAACGGGATTACAATACCTGCTCACCGACCACCTCGGCTCAACCGTCGCAGTCACAAATCAATCTGGCACGTTAACATCCCAACAGAGGTATCTCCCCTTCGGCGCGGCGCGGACGATTCCCAACTCTCCCATCCTTGGCACGGACTTTACCTACACCGGTCAACGCAAATTGGACGACGGCATGGGCGGGATTATGGATTACAAGGCGCGGTTTTATTCGGTTGGGTTGGGGAGGTTCTTGCAGCCGGATTCGATTATTCCGAATCCTGCGAATCCACAAAGCATGAACCGATTCGGGTATGTGCTGAATAACCCGATTCGATTCAGTGACCCGACGGGACATAAAGAATATGACGAGGCTGGTGGGGGTATCCCTTGTTATCCTGGCGAATTAACCTGTCAGCTACAAAAAGACGGCTACAAGCCAAAGGCAAGAGAAGAGGTTGTTGAGGATTTATTTCTAATTACACCTCCCACTTTTCAACAAGATCAAAGTGCAACTACCAGCCCAACTGTCATGGACAGAGCCTTTGATGGAGATATTAGAGCTATGCTTGATGTGATTATTCCAACCCACTTTGGTTTTCGGCTTCAAGGAGAATTCTCAATTCCTACTGGTACACCTTGGGGTCCCTCAGGCGCCTTAGGTGTGAACTGGATACACAATTTCCGATCTGGAGAGAACGACAGCAATGCAGATTTCACATTGGAACCGTATTCCGGCGGGTTTGGTGGAGAGATTTCATTTTCGGGTGGAGTTTTGTTCGGTTGGGGTTCGTCTAATGTCAAAGATGTTACAGCAGGAAAAGCTGAAGTCTTTGGAGGTACGGTTGCCGCTGGTCCCGCAGTGTCAGTATCTGTTGTGGCACCAATGCATGATAATGGAACTATGCTTCATGTCGATCCAGCTTATGGGATGGTCCCCACGACTTTATATATTGGAGGTGGATCTGGTTGTTGTTATGCGGGGGGAGGCGCTGGTAAAAGTATAACTATTTTTGACAGGTAA
- a CDS encoding sugar ABC transporter permease — MTKDKDRVLNIILVSPSILAVLIFVYGFIAWSVRVSLSKWKGLNPDYTWNSINNYIELFKDPRFAVDVKNTLIFTGVFVIGSLTLGFLLAVMLDQGLRGEGFFRSLFLFPMAISYIVTGVVWRWLMNPAMGSRMSGFNLLFTNLGLDSLVNAWHTTPQWGMAAIALAAIWQMSGYTMALYLAGLRAIPQELKEAARIDGASEAQIYRHIMIPLLAPVTLSALIILGHMSLKVFDLIVAIAGKQLQLDVPAIYMWQATFDGLFYGRGAAIGIILLLSVAILIIPYIRYTLKTEAQS; from the coding sequence ATGACAAAAGACAAAGACCGCGTTCTGAACATCATCCTTGTTTCCCCGTCCATTTTGGCGGTATTGATCTTCGTCTATGGATTCATCGCCTGGTCGGTGCGGGTTTCGTTGAGTAAATGGAAAGGCTTGAACCCGGACTATACATGGAACAGCATCAACAATTATATTGAACTGTTCAAAGACCCGCGCTTTGCCGTGGATGTGAAGAACACATTGATCTTTACGGGGGTATTCGTGATCGGCAGTCTGACGCTTGGATTTTTACTTGCCGTCATGCTCGACCAGGGTTTGAGGGGCGAAGGGTTCTTCCGCAGTCTGTTCCTTTTTCCGATGGCAATTTCTTATATCGTGACCGGCGTCGTCTGGCGCTGGTTGATGAATCCCGCCATGGGTTCGCGCATGAGCGGGTTTAATTTGTTATTTACAAATCTCGGGTTGGATTCTCTGGTCAACGCGTGGCATACCACTCCGCAGTGGGGCATGGCGGCGATCGCGCTCGCGGCGATCTGGCAGATGTCTGGTTACACCATGGCGTTATACCTTGCCGGGTTGCGCGCCATCCCGCAGGAACTCAAAGAAGCCGCGCGCATCGATGGAGCCAGCGAAGCGCAGATCTATCGCCACATCATGATTCCCCTTCTCGCGCCCGTGACGCTTTCCGCCCTCATCATTCTGGGGCACATGTCGTTGAAAGTGTTCGACCTCATCGTGGCGATTGCCGGGAAACAACTCCAACTCGACGTTCCCGCCATTTATATGTGGCAGGCAACCTTCGACGGCCTCTTCTATGGGCGCGGCGCGGCGATCGGTATTATCCTGCTTCTCAGTGTGGCGATCCTCATCATTCCCTACATCCGATACACCCTCAAAACGGAGGCGCAATCATGA
- a CDS encoding extracellular solute-binding protein: MNKKLFYLLSALMIVSIALSSCAPAATEAPPAATEAPATEAPATEAPATEAPAAADEVEVFSWWTGGGEAAGLEAMIKVFNGTDPNIEFINAAVAGGAGTNARAVLATRLQAGDPPDSWQGHAGQELIGTYVAAGQIEPLNDLYKAEGWLDVMPETLIPLISQDGNIYSVPVNIHRANVLWYNPGLLEANGVAVPTTMDEWFAAMDTLQAAGVQPLALGEQWTKMHLFETVLLGTLGPDAYNGLWDGSTDWASPEVKTALENYAKVLSYANSDSASLTWQDASQLVVNGEAAFNVMGDWAAGYFIELGKTANTDYGWAATPGANGVFQFLSDSFVLAVGAPHHDAALEWLKVAGSKEGQEAFNPVKGSICARTDCDKSLFGEYLQSAMDDWSSNTVVGSLTHGVVANDSWKTEIDTALGLFLASGDVDAFQSALAAACASSGPCK, translated from the coding sequence ATGAATAAGAAACTGTTTTACCTATTGAGCGCGTTGATGATCGTTTCCATCGCGCTGTCATCCTGCGCGCCCGCGGCCACCGAGGCGCCCCCAGCCGCAACGGAGGCGCCCGCAACGGAAGCGCCTGCGACCGAAGCGCCCGCCACCGAAGCGCCCGCCGCGGCCGATGAAGTGGAAGTGTTCTCATGGTGGACCGGCGGCGGCGAAGCGGCTGGTCTCGAAGCCATGATCAAAGTGTTCAACGGCACAGACCCGAACATCGAATTTATCAATGCGGCTGTAGCCGGCGGCGCAGGCACGAACGCGCGCGCGGTCCTTGCGACCCGCTTGCAGGCTGGCGATCCGCCCGATTCGTGGCAGGGTCATGCGGGTCAGGAACTGATCGGCACTTATGTTGCCGCCGGTCAGATCGAACCGCTGAACGATCTGTATAAAGCCGAAGGCTGGCTCGATGTGATGCCCGAAACGTTGATCCCATTGATCTCGCAGGATGGCAATATCTATTCCGTGCCGGTCAACATTCACCGCGCGAATGTGCTGTGGTACAACCCGGGCTTGCTCGAAGCCAACGGCGTGGCAGTGCCGACCACCATGGATGAATGGTTCGCGGCTATGGATACCCTGCAAGCGGCAGGCGTTCAGCCTCTCGCGCTCGGCGAACAATGGACGAAGATGCACCTGTTCGAAACCGTCCTGCTCGGCACGCTTGGTCCCGATGCCTACAACGGTCTGTGGGATGGCTCCACCGATTGGGCCAGCCCAGAAGTAAAGACCGCTTTGGAGAATTACGCCAAAGTGTTGAGCTATGCCAATAGCGATTCCGCTTCGTTGACGTGGCAGGATGCCTCGCAACTTGTGGTGAACGGCGAAGCCGCGTTCAATGTGATGGGCGACTGGGCGGCTGGCTACTTCATTGAGTTGGGCAAGACCGCCAACACCGATTACGGTTGGGCGGCGACTCCGGGCGCGAACGGCGTCTTCCAGTTCCTCTCCGATTCCTTCGTCCTTGCGGTTGGCGCGCCTCATCACGATGCCGCGCTCGAATGGTTGAAGGTGGCAGGCTCAAAGGAAGGTCAGGAAGCGTTCAACCCGGTCAAGGGTTCCATCTGCGCCCGCACCGATTGCGATAAATCGCTGTTCGGCGAATATCTGCAATCTGCCATGGACGATTGGTCCTCCAACACCGTGGTCGGCTCGTTGACTCACGGCGTGGTTGCCAACGACTCGTGGAAGACCGAGATCGATACGGCGCTCGGGCTGTTCCTCGCCAGCGGCGATGTGGACGCGTTCCAGTCCGCGCTCGCTGCGGCTTGCGCCAGTTCTGGTCCCTGCAAGTAG
- a CDS encoding CPBP family intramembrane metalloprotease, translating to MSTQELASTNKVQEVSTATTDQYTLWQILGIWALVTLPMVVLVWVVSPIVIPRVPLHPGVTYWLLIIVGMMWQFVVALAITYRELGTLRWSAIRQRLWLQTPRDPKTDKPNPKLYWWLIPALIYNGVVGFVLIGYVDAPMGWLFPTLKPPYEMSQLATPEFHGQWWLFGVLLVSHLFNYFLGEAFLWHGVLLPKMQGVFGKYDWAANAVLFGFYHLHKPWALPSVILTNMAYSWPARRFRSNWMAVIVHGVEGLPGLVMVPLVILGLAGG from the coding sequence ATGTCAACGCAAGAACTCGCTTCAACAAACAAAGTACAGGAAGTTTCCACTGCGACGACGGATCAATACACCCTCTGGCAGATCCTCGGAATCTGGGCGCTCGTCACTCTGCCAATGGTAGTGTTGGTTTGGGTGGTCTCTCCCATCGTCATTCCTCGCGTGCCGTTGCATCCTGGCGTCACGTATTGGTTATTGATCATCGTGGGCATGATGTGGCAGTTCGTCGTGGCGCTCGCGATCACATATCGCGAACTCGGCACGTTGCGCTGGAGCGCCATCCGCCAGCGGTTATGGCTTCAAACTCCGCGCGACCCGAAGACCGACAAGCCGAATCCAAAATTGTATTGGTGGTTGATTCCCGCCCTGATTTACAACGGCGTGGTTGGCTTTGTGCTGATCGGGTATGTGGACGCGCCCATGGGCTGGCTGTTCCCAACACTCAAGCCTCCCTATGAAATGAGTCAACTGGCGACGCCCGAATTTCATGGTCAATGGTGGCTGTTTGGCGTGTTGCTCGTCAGTCATCTCTTCAACTATTTTCTGGGTGAGGCGTTCCTCTGGCACGGCGTGCTGTTGCCCAAAATGCAGGGAGTCTTCGGGAAGTACGATTGGGCGGCAAACGCCGTTCTCTTCGGCTTTTATCACCTGCACAAACCCTGGGCGCTCCCCAGCGTCATCCTCACGAACATGGCATACAGTTGGCCCGCGCGACGCTTTCGCAGTAATTGGATGGCGGTCATCGTGCATGGCGTGGAAGGACTCCCAGGTTTGGTGATGGTTCCGCTGGTCATCCTCGGATTGGCAGGCGGGTAG
- a CDS encoding carbohydrate ABC transporter permease codes for MKSLRLSKNWLYLPLIGMAIFYLIPMYVMIITGFKAFDEISLKTMWDLPRGIAFDNYIEAFAKLSPSLWNSFLMVIPATLMSSALGSLNGFVLAKWKFRGADVIFPFILFGMFIPYQSILIPLVQFMNAAGITGLPGLAMAHIIYGIPITTLTFRNYYASLPQELLEAAKIDGASMLGIYRYILLPISLPSFVVVLIWQFTSAWNDFLFAVVLTGNTEWPITVALNNMAGSQIIAWNVQMAGSLLAALPTLLVYIFLGRYFLRGLLAGSLKG; via the coding sequence ATGAAATCTCTACGCCTTTCCAAGAACTGGTTGTACCTTCCGTTGATCGGCATGGCGATCTTTTACCTGATCCCCATGTATGTGATGATCATCACCGGCTTCAAGGCATTCGATGAAATTAGCCTGAAGACCATGTGGGACCTGCCGCGCGGCATCGCCTTCGATAACTATATTGAAGCGTTTGCAAAATTATCACCCTCGCTGTGGAACAGTTTTTTGATGGTGATCCCAGCCACTCTCATGTCGTCCGCGCTTGGGTCATTGAACGGGTTCGTCCTCGCCAAATGGAAATTTCGCGGCGCAGACGTGATCTTCCCGTTTATTTTGTTCGGCATGTTCATTCCGTATCAAAGCATTCTCATTCCACTTGTGCAGTTCATGAACGCGGCGGGCATCACCGGCTTGCCCGGGCTGGCAATGGCGCACATCATTTACGGCATTCCCATCACTACGCTTACATTCCGAAATTATTACGCCAGTCTGCCGCAAGAACTCCTCGAAGCCGCCAAAATAGACGGCGCGAGCATGTTGGGAATTTACCGATACATTCTCCTGCCGATCTCGCTCCCAAGTTTTGTGGTGGTGTTGATCTGGCAGTTCACCTCCGCGTGGAATGACTTCCTCTTCGCGGTGGTGCTGACCGGCAACACCGAATGGCCCATTACAGTCGCATTGAACAACATGGCAGGCAGTCAGATCATCGCGTGGAATGTGCAAATGGCAGGCTCGCTTCTCGCCGCGTTGCCGACGCTGTTGGTCTATATCTTCCTCGGCAGATATTTCCTGCGCGGCTTGCTGGCTGGATCGCTGAAAGGCTGA